In one Sphingobium sp. MI1205 genomic region, the following are encoded:
- the mazG gene encoding nucleoside triphosphate pyrophosphohydrolase, with protein MTSNAKASPADIMPLVNVMARLRDPEIGCPWDIRQDFASIAPYTIEEAYEVADAIERNDMPALKDELGDLLLQVAFHSRMAEQAGHFTIQDVIDGVTEKMIRRHPHIFGDAIPREHGHTQWETIKAAERAERDTDGSALAGVAKALPALLRAEKIQKRAARAGFDWPDTQGVIAKIEEELQEVHDAASPEEHHEEIGDLLFAVVNLARHLKVDAETALRSANAKFEARFRIMEDIAREEFAALSLDEKEQLWQRAKHRLAQQSPVS; from the coding sequence ATGACCTCCAATGCAAAGGCGAGCCCCGCCGACATCATGCCGCTGGTGAACGTCATGGCCCGGCTGCGCGACCCGGAGATTGGCTGCCCGTGGGACATCCGACAGGACTTCGCCAGCATCGCGCCTTATACGATCGAAGAAGCCTACGAAGTCGCCGACGCCATAGAGCGTAACGATATGCCAGCGCTCAAGGATGAGTTGGGCGATCTGTTACTCCAGGTCGCCTTCCATAGCCGGATGGCCGAACAGGCGGGCCACTTCACGATTCAGGATGTCATCGACGGTGTCACCGAAAAGATGATCCGCCGCCACCCGCACATTTTCGGCGATGCCATTCCTCGCGAGCATGGCCATACCCAATGGGAAACGATCAAGGCGGCTGAACGCGCCGAGCGCGACACTGATGGCAGCGCCCTTGCAGGCGTCGCGAAGGCTCTGCCCGCCCTGCTTCGCGCTGAAAAGATCCAGAAGCGCGCGGCCCGGGCAGGCTTCGATTGGCCTGACACGCAGGGCGTGATCGCGAAAATCGAGGAAGAGTTGCAGGAGGTCCACGACGCCGCGTCTCCCGAAGAACATCATGAGGAAATCGGCGACCTATTGTTTGCTGTCGTCAACCTGGCCCGCCACCTGAAGGTCGATGCAGAAACCGCCCTGCGTTCGGCCAATGCCAAATTTGAAGCGCGCTTTCGCATCATGGAAGATATCGCCCGCGAAGAGTTTGCTGCTCTGTCGCTGGATGAAAAAGAACAGCTTTGGCAGCGCGCCAAGCATCGCCTCGCCCAGCAATCGCCTGTCAGCTAA
- a CDS encoding MFS transporter: protein MTATLPHRPPTQRERLKAIVGGSTGNLVEWYDWYAYAAFTLYFAPHFFPSEDRTAQLLSAAGIFAVGFLMRPIGAWAMGVYADRHGRKSGLTLSVALMCAGSLLIAVTPGYEVIGVGAPILLVVARLIQGLSIGGEYGASATYLSEMAGRDRRGFYSSFQYVTLISGQLAAICVLLVLQAVLSDQQLDDWGWRIPFLIGGGLAVVVFWLRRGLDETQSFKIAKAEGAPRSGFIELITKHPRETLTVMLLTAGGTIAFYAYSIYMQKFLVNTSGLSRESASQINGITLFVFMLLQPIAGALSDRIGRKPLMIAFGVFGLLFTYPIFATLAETRNPLVAGLLVMAGLIIVTGYTSINAVVKAELFPAHIRALGVSLPYALANTLFGGTAEFVALYFKQIGIEEAFYVYVTVMIGISLIVYIRMRDTRQHSLIRED from the coding sequence ATGACGGCCACGTTGCCCCATCGCCCGCCCACGCAGCGGGAACGACTGAAGGCGATCGTCGGCGGATCGACCGGCAATCTGGTGGAATGGTATGACTGGTATGCCTACGCTGCCTTCACCCTCTACTTCGCCCCGCATTTCTTCCCTAGCGAGGATCGCACCGCGCAGCTTCTAAGCGCGGCGGGCATTTTTGCGGTTGGTTTTCTGATGCGGCCGATCGGCGCTTGGGCGATGGGCGTCTACGCGGATCGGCACGGGCGAAAGAGCGGCCTTACGCTGTCCGTCGCGCTGATGTGCGCTGGCTCACTGCTCATCGCGGTGACGCCGGGCTATGAAGTCATCGGTGTTGGCGCGCCAATACTCCTTGTCGTCGCGCGTCTTATCCAAGGCCTGTCGATTGGTGGCGAATATGGCGCCAGCGCGACCTACCTGTCTGAAATGGCCGGGCGCGACAGGCGCGGATTTTACTCAAGCTTTCAATATGTTACTTTGATTTCTGGCCAACTTGCCGCAATCTGTGTGCTGCTTGTTCTCCAGGCCGTGCTTAGCGATCAGCAGCTGGACGATTGGGGCTGGCGCATACCGTTCCTGATCGGGGGTGGTCTGGCGGTTGTTGTCTTTTGGTTGCGCCGGGGCCTGGACGAGACACAGAGTTTCAAAATTGCGAAGGCGGAGGGAGCGCCACGCTCCGGTTTTATCGAACTCATAACGAAGCATCCAAGGGAAACGCTGACGGTGATGCTCCTCACCGCAGGCGGAACGATCGCCTTTTATGCCTATTCGATCTACATGCAGAAGTTTCTGGTGAACACCAGCGGGCTCAGCCGCGAATCTGCGTCGCAAATCAATGGTATAACATTGTTTGTTTTCATGCTGTTGCAGCCCATCGCAGGGGCATTGTCTGACCGTATCGGTCGCAAGCCACTGATGATCGCTTTTGGCGTCTTCGGCTTGCTATTCACCTATCCGATCTTTGCTACGCTGGCTGAGACGCGCAACCCGTTGGTCGCCGGGCTGCTGGTGATGGCGGGACTCATCATCGTTACCGGTTACACATCGATCAATGCGGTGGTCAAAGCAGAGCTTTTTCCGGCCCATATTCGTGCTCTTGGCGTGTCGCTGCCATATGCGTTGGCCAACACGCTGTTCGGCGGCACGGCGGAGTTTGTCGCGCTGTATTTCAAACAGATCGGGATTGAGGAAGCCTTCTATGTTTATGTCACGGTGATGATCGGGATCTCGCTGATCGTGTACATCCGTATGCGAGATACCCGACAGCACAGCCTTATCCGAGAGGACTGA
- a CDS encoding retropepsin-like aspartic protease family protein, which translates to MNGDQAMSSLWYVLALVLVGSALVARRGPRHGMIRMALLWVVIFALLLALFKMGEGAGLFSSRIDDKGGNLAANVGTDAPLPPVRAEGQALRIPMAPDGHFWVEGSVNGTPTRFLIDSGASITALSVTSARAAGLNFDLAAPGVPMLTANGKIDAKRSSISTLSIGPIRSSDLPVVISPAFGEVNVIGMNLLSRLKSWGVQDGEMVLTP; encoded by the coding sequence ATGAACGGCGACCAAGCGATGTCCAGCCTCTGGTATGTGCTGGCGCTCGTGCTCGTCGGATCGGCCCTTGTTGCCCGTCGCGGGCCTCGGCATGGCATGATCCGTATGGCGCTGCTTTGGGTCGTTATCTTCGCGCTCCTGCTTGCTCTTTTCAAGATGGGGGAAGGGGCAGGTCTCTTTTCCAGCAGGATAGACGATAAGGGCGGAAACCTCGCCGCCAATGTCGGGACTGATGCACCCTTGCCGCCGGTAAGGGCCGAGGGACAGGCCCTGCGTATCCCGATGGCGCCCGATGGCCATTTTTGGGTGGAAGGCAGCGTAAACGGAACGCCCACGCGCTTTCTTATCGATAGCGGCGCCAGCATCACCGCCCTGTCGGTCACATCCGCACGCGCCGCCGGTCTTAATTTCGACCTGGCCGCGCCGGGCGTGCCGATGCTCACGGCCAACGGAAAGATTGACGCCAAGCGGTCATCCATTTCCACGCTGTCCATTGGTCCGATACGGTCGAGCGACTTGCCGGTCGTCATCTCGCCCGCGTTTGGAGAGGTCAATGTCATTGGCATGAATTTGCTGTCGCGGTTGAAAAGCTGGGGCGTGCAGGACGGCGAAATGGTGCTGACACCATGA
- a CDS encoding MBL fold metallo-hydrolase: MSLKLTILGCGTSSGVPRIGNDWGACDPDEPKNRRTRVSILVESPTTRILVDTSPDMRAQLLGADVIHIDAILWTHDHADHSHGIDDVRQLFHHRRAPVPSYARRQTLKLLKERFAYAFEGRQGYRPTIEPHVLPDGLRIGDIDIACTDQPHGEIFSTGFRFTHNGNSIGYATDFHALTPEMIALYDDLDIWVVDALREKPHPTHPHLALTLDGIAAVRPRRAILTHMDQSMDYAALRDSLPDGVEPGYDGMMVQLKGEGS; the protein is encoded by the coding sequence ATGAGCCTCAAGCTGACCATCCTGGGCTGCGGCACTTCGTCGGGCGTGCCCCGGATAGGCAATGATTGGGGAGCATGCGATCCTGACGAACCGAAGAACCGGCGCACTCGGGTCTCGATCCTGGTGGAAAGCCCGACGACGCGCATTCTGGTCGATACGTCCCCGGACATGCGTGCTCAGCTATTGGGTGCGGACGTCATCCATATAGACGCCATTTTATGGACCCATGATCATGCTGATCACAGCCACGGCATTGATGATGTGCGCCAGCTTTTCCATCACCGCCGTGCACCCGTGCCGAGCTACGCTCGCCGCCAGACGCTGAAGTTGCTGAAAGAGCGTTTCGCATATGCCTTTGAAGGGCGACAGGGTTATCGCCCGACGATCGAACCGCATGTGCTGCCCGATGGCCTGCGCATTGGCGATATCGACATCGCCTGCACCGACCAACCTCATGGCGAGATATTCTCCACTGGATTCCGGTTTACGCACAACGGCAATTCCATCGGATATGCTACTGATTTCCATGCGTTAACGCCCGAGATGATTGCGCTATATGACGATCTGGACATTTGGGTGGTCGATGCGCTCAGGGAAAAGCCGCATCCCACCCATCCCCATCTGGCCCTCACGCTCGACGGCATCGCTGCCGTCCGGCCCCGCCGCGCCATCCTGACCCATATGGATCAAAGCATGGATTATGCGGCGTTGCGCGATAGCCTGCCCGATGGCGTCGAACCGGGTTATGACGGTATGATGGTCCAACTCAAAGGGGAGGGGAGCTGA
- a CDS encoding TatD family hydrolase, with the protein MFIDSHCHLNYKGLVEDQRNVLERARLTGVDVMLNIATRESEWDAVIATAEREPDVWATVGIHPHEADEHPHVDTAKLVERAAHPRVIGIGETGLDYYYDHSDRQRQQNSFRAHISASRETGLPLIVHTRDAEEDTLEILGDEMGKGAYPGVIHCFTASDAFADAALDLGFYISISGIVTFKNAKDLQQTAARLPLDRLLIETDSPFLAPVPHRGKPCEPAFVADTANFLANLRGQSVEELADATSANFRALFSKIGASQHA; encoded by the coding sequence ATGTTCATTGATAGCCATTGTCACTTGAATTACAAAGGCTTGGTAGAAGATCAGCGGAATGTGCTTGAACGCGCGCGGCTCACTGGCGTCGATGTGATGCTCAACATCGCCACCCGGGAAAGCGAGTGGGATGCCGTCATTGCGACGGCCGAACGCGAACCGGACGTATGGGCGACTGTGGGCATCCACCCGCACGAGGCCGACGAACATCCGCATGTAGATACCGCCAAGCTGGTGGAGCGCGCCGCTCACCCGCGCGTGATCGGCATCGGCGAAACCGGGCTGGATTATTATTATGATCACAGCGACCGCCAGCGTCAGCAGAACAGCTTCCGCGCCCATATCTCGGCATCTCGCGAAACCGGTCTGCCGCTGATCGTCCATACCCGCGACGCGGAAGAGGACACGCTCGAGATTCTGGGCGATGAAATGGGAAAGGGGGCCTATCCCGGCGTCATTCACTGTTTTACCGCAAGCGACGCGTTCGCCGACGCGGCGCTGGACCTTGGCTTTTACATCAGCATTTCCGGCATAGTGACCTTCAAGAACGCGAAGGATCTCCAGCAAACGGCGGCCCGCTTGCCGCTCGACAGACTGCTTATCGAGACGGACTCGCCGTTCCTCGCGCCTGTGCCCCATCGCGGCAAGCCCTGCGAACCAGCCTTCGTCGCTGATACTGCCAACTTCCTTGCCAACCTTCGCGGACAAAGCGTCGAGGAATTGGCCGACGCGACTTCCGCCAATTTCCGAGCGCTGTTCAGCAAGATCGGGGCCTCGCAACACGCATGA
- the metG gene encoding methionine--tRNA ligase yields the protein MSQPFTITTAISYPNGRPHIGHAYEVIATDAIARFQRMTGRDVFFQTGTDEHGLKMAQAARNRGIEPHALADEMSGYFKDMNDRLNISYDRFIRTSEPDHHRASQAIWQAMEANGDLYLGRYEGWYSIRDEAFYDEKELVDGDGGEKLSPQGTPVEWTVEESWFFRLSAYQQRLLDLYNSQPDFIQPDSRRNEIMRFVEGGLSDLSVSRTSFDWGVKVPGNDGHVMYVWVDALTNYLTGCGYPDDANRMARYWSEGGDITHIIGKDIVRFHAVYWPAFLMSAKLPLPKQVFGHGFLLNRGEKMSKSVGNVADPMELADRFGVDQLRYFLLSEVTFGNDGSYSAEAIVARSNSDLANSFGNLAQRTLSFIAKNLEGRLPQPALQDVDSDLLTTIAGAAKSFQAAMSDLAPSVAIEAWMRAVFACNAYIDVQAPWALRKTDPARMEAVLATLYEAIAGLAIIIQPVIPASAKALLDQMGIGGEGRTYGAIGSDFYAQLCATGFILTPPKPLFPRLELNEADA from the coding sequence ATGTCGCAGCCTTTCACGATCACCACCGCCATCAGCTATCCCAACGGCCGCCCGCATATCGGCCATGCCTATGAGGTAATCGCCACTGATGCGATCGCGCGGTTCCAGCGGATGACGGGTCGTGATGTATTCTTCCAGACCGGCACGGATGAGCATGGCCTGAAAATGGCCCAGGCCGCCCGCAACCGAGGCATCGAACCGCATGCGCTAGCCGATGAAATGTCCGGGTATTTCAAGGATATGAACGACAGGCTGAATATCAGCTATGATCGGTTTATCCGCACCAGCGAGCCTGATCACCATCGCGCGTCTCAGGCCATATGGCAGGCGATGGAGGCGAATGGCGACCTTTATCTGGGGCGCTATGAGGGCTGGTACTCGATCCGCGACGAAGCCTTCTACGACGAAAAGGAACTGGTTGACGGGGACGGCGGCGAAAAGCTGTCGCCACAGGGCACCCCGGTCGAATGGACCGTCGAGGAAAGCTGGTTTTTCCGCCTGTCCGCTTATCAGCAAAGGCTGCTCGACCTTTACAACAGCCAACCCGATTTCATCCAGCCCGACAGCCGCCGCAATGAAATCATGCGCTTTGTGGAAGGTGGCCTCTCGGATCTCAGCGTTTCGCGCACCAGCTTCGACTGGGGCGTTAAGGTGCCGGGCAATGACGGTCATGTCATGTATGTATGGGTCGATGCGCTCACAAATTACCTGACCGGCTGCGGATATCCCGACGATGCTAATCGCATGGCGCGCTACTGGTCGGAAGGCGGCGATATCACGCATATTATCGGCAAGGATATTGTGCGTTTTCATGCCGTTTACTGGCCAGCGTTCCTGATGAGTGCAAAGCTACCGCTGCCCAAGCAGGTCTTTGGCCACGGCTTCCTGCTCAATCGGGGCGAGAAGATGTCGAAATCGGTCGGCAATGTCGCTGACCCGATGGAACTGGCCGATCGTTTCGGCGTCGATCAGCTGCGTTATTTCCTGCTGTCCGAAGTCACGTTCGGCAATGACGGCAGCTATAGCGCCGAAGCCATTGTGGCGCGCTCCAACAGCGATCTGGCGAACAGCTTCGGCAACCTCGCGCAACGGACCTTGAGCTTCATCGCAAAGAATCTCGAAGGTCGCCTGCCGCAGCCTGCGCTTCAGGATGTCGATAGCGACCTGCTCACAACCATCGCGGGCGCGGCTAAGAGCTTTCAGGCAGCAATGTCCGATCTGGCGCCATCGGTAGCGATAGAGGCATGGATGCGGGCTGTCTTCGCCTGCAACGCCTACATCGATGTCCAGGCGCCCTGGGCGCTCCGCAAGACCGACCCCGCCCGTATGGAAGCCGTGCTGGCGACGCTGTACGAAGCCATTGCCGGACTTGCCATCATCATCCAGCCTGTCATCCCGGCCAGCGCGAAGGCGCTGCTGGACCAGATGGGGATAGGCGGGGAAGGGCGGACTTACGGCGCGATCGGTTCCGATTTCTATGCCCAACTGTGTGCCACCGGCTTTATCCTCACTCCGCCCAAGCCTCTTTTTCCCCGCCTTGAATTGAATGAAGCGGACGCCTGA
- a CDS encoding AAA family ATPase has translation MTIILGHDAQADMLLAAARSGRMHHGWILAGPRGIGKASFARALAMRLLAEAAGPAPEGAGLTVATDHPIRKLVEADAHPDYAELYCLEKESGTARNISVDQVRGLQRLIQSAPSLSSRRIVMIDSADDLERGAANALLKTLEEPPTDMLFLLVSHAPGRLLPTIRSRCRTLRFDPLGEEAMRTVLRRDQPDLPPDEINALAALGEGAPGKALRYAGLDITDIDRMLRVISTEGDPGNRHRLILAKALSGKAARPRYEAFLERVPAFIADAARQRSGPALGTALERWEAARQLAGGAIILSLDPAAVAFELAGHVAALAPDPR, from the coding sequence ATGACCATCATTCTCGGCCACGACGCACAAGCCGACATGCTGCTCGCCGCCGCGCGCAGCGGTCGCATGCATCATGGCTGGATACTGGCTGGCCCTCGCGGGATCGGTAAAGCGAGTTTTGCGCGCGCCCTGGCCATGCGCCTGCTCGCCGAAGCCGCTGGCCCCGCGCCCGAAGGGGCGGGTCTTACGGTCGCCACCGATCACCCGATCCGCAAGTTGGTCGAAGCGGATGCCCATCCAGACTATGCCGAACTTTACTGCCTGGAAAAGGAAAGCGGCACCGCGCGCAACATTTCGGTGGATCAGGTGCGCGGTCTCCAGCGGTTGATCCAGTCTGCTCCGTCACTCTCGTCCCGCCGCATCGTTATGATCGACAGCGCCGACGATCTTGAACGCGGCGCGGCCAACGCACTGCTCAAGACCCTGGAGGAGCCGCCGACGGACATGCTCTTCCTGCTCGTCAGCCATGCGCCCGGCCGCCTGTTGCCGACCATCCGCTCCCGCTGCCGCACCCTTCGCTTCGATCCGCTGGGTGAGGAGGCGATGCGCACCGTCCTGCGTCGTGATCAGCCAGACCTGCCGCCCGACGAAATCAATGCGCTGGCCGCTCTGGGCGAAGGCGCGCCGGGCAAGGCGCTGCGTTATGCGGGCCTCGACATAACCGACATTGACCGCATGCTTCGCGTCATCTCGACGGAAGGCGACCCTGGCAATCGCCACCGCCTGATCCTGGCCAAAGCGCTGTCGGGCAAAGCGGCTCGCCCGCGCTACGAGGCTTTTCTGGAACGCGTGCCCGCATTCATCGCCGATGCCGCCCGCCAACGCAGCGGCCCCGCCCTCGGCACTGCGCTTGAACGGTGGGAAGCGGCCCGCCAACTGGCAGGCGGCGCGATCATTCTTTCGCTTGATCCTGCCGCCGTCGCGTTCGAACTTGCCGGCCATGTCGCCGCGCTCGCCCCTGATCCGCGCTGA
- the tmk gene encoding dTMP kinase, which produces MTRGRFISLEGGEGAGKSTQLRALADALRGRGIEVVATREPGGSAGAEAIRALLLTGHADRWSPRAEALLFAAARADHVEKTIRPALERGAWVLSDRFLDSSRAYQGMGDLSDADILELHRIGSGDFLPDRTFFLTLSKAEAQQRAWSRDGEATDRIGGRDAAFHARVASAFAKFAAQEPGRIRTIDAAGHPEAVTSRLMAALSDLIP; this is translated from the coding sequence GTGACTCGGGGCCGTTTCATCAGCTTGGAAGGCGGGGAGGGCGCGGGCAAATCAACGCAGTTGCGCGCGCTGGCAGATGCTTTGCGCGGACGGGGCATAGAGGTGGTGGCAACCCGCGAACCCGGCGGCAGCGCTGGCGCAGAAGCGATCCGCGCGTTGCTCCTTACTGGACATGCGGATCGCTGGAGCCCTCGCGCCGAAGCGCTGCTTTTCGCAGCTGCCCGAGCGGACCATGTCGAAAAAACCATCCGCCCAGCGCTGGAGCGAGGCGCGTGGGTTCTGTCCGATCGCTTCCTGGACAGCAGCCGCGCTTATCAGGGTATGGGTGACCTCAGTGACGCCGACATATTGGAACTTCACCGCATCGGCAGCGGAGACTTTCTGCCTGACCGCACATTTTTCCTCACACTGTCGAAAGCCGAAGCACAGCAGCGCGCATGGTCGAGGGACGGGGAGGCGACGGATCGCATCGGCGGTCGTGACGCTGCCTTTCACGCCCGCGTTGCAAGCGCCTTCGCCAAGTTCGCCGCGCAGGAGCCTGGCCGCATACGCACCATCGACGCAGCGGGTCATCCTGAAGCCGTGACCTCGCGCCTCATGGCTGCGCTAAGCGACCTCATTCCATGA
- a CDS encoding D-alanyl-D-alanine carboxypeptidase family protein — MKKSVAAILFVGLLAQPLTAAAPPYTSEAPIAYMKDLSSGAVLYDKGGETRIPPASMAKMMTAHVAFRLIQKGDLKLDTKFTVRPETWKQWHGPAAGSTMFLSAGEQVSVENLLHGIVTLSGNDACVVLAEGIAGTEQAFVALMNDEAERLGLKNSHFGTSNGWPDEGVTYVTAEDLALLAEATIEETPDLYKRFYATRSFTWGKTMGGADIAQGNRNPILGKIAGADGLKTGHTTEAGYGFTGSAEQDGRRLVMVVAGLTSFNGRIAESVRFMDWGFKAWKAQPLFKKGQTVETAEVQLGSATSVPLVAPRDMAVTLPRTASGNISVKVAYTGPIKAPIAKGQKVAELIVSTPDTPPQVLPLVAGEDVAEAGIFGRLWNGLKSFFG, encoded by the coding sequence ATGAAAAAGTCCGTAGCCGCCATCCTCTTTGTCGGATTGCTGGCGCAGCCGCTCACGGCCGCCGCTCCACCTTATACGAGCGAAGCGCCCATCGCATATATGAAGGACCTTTCCTCAGGCGCGGTGCTGTACGACAAGGGTGGCGAGACGCGCATTCCCCCTGCGTCCATGGCGAAGATGATGACGGCCCATGTCGCATTCCGCCTGATCCAGAAGGGGGATTTGAAGCTCGACACGAAATTCACCGTGCGCCCCGAAACGTGGAAGCAGTGGCACGGCCCTGCTGCGGGATCGACGATGTTCCTGTCAGCCGGGGAGCAGGTCTCGGTGGAGAACCTGCTGCACGGCATCGTCACGCTTTCGGGCAATGATGCTTGCGTCGTGCTGGCCGAGGGCATCGCCGGAACGGAGCAGGCGTTCGTCGCGCTGATGAATGACGAAGCGGAGCGGCTCGGCCTGAAAAACAGCCATTTCGGCACCAGCAACGGATGGCCGGATGAAGGCGTTACCTATGTCACCGCAGAGGATCTGGCCCTTCTGGCGGAGGCGACGATTGAAGAAACGCCGGATCTCTACAAACGCTTCTACGCCACGCGCTCCTTCACTTGGGGCAAGACGATGGGCGGAGCCGACATCGCGCAGGGCAACCGTAATCCGATCCTGGGCAAGATCGCGGGCGCCGACGGGCTGAAGACCGGTCATACCACAGAAGCAGGCTATGGCTTTACTGGCTCTGCCGAGCAGGATGGGCGGCGCCTGGTGATGGTCGTCGCGGGCCTGACCAGTTTCAACGGCCGCATCGCCGAATCGGTGCGCTTCATGGATTGGGGCTTCAAGGCATGGAAAGCCCAGCCGCTTTTCAAGAAGGGCCAGACCGTCGAAACGGCGGAGGTTCAGCTCGGCAGCGCCACCAGTGTGCCGCTGGTTGCACCGCGGGATATGGCGGTGACGCTGCCCCGCACCGCTTCCGGCAATATTTCCGTTAAGGTCGCTTATACCGGCCCGATCAAAGCGCCCATTGCCAAGGGGCAGAAGGTCGCCGAGCTTATCGTTTCCACGCCCGACACGCCGCCGCAGGTGCTGCCGCTGGTCGCTGGCGAGGATGTGGCCGAGGCTGGTATATTCGGGCGGCTCTGGAACGGCCTGAAGTCTTTCTTCGGGTGA
- a CDS encoding lytic murein transglycosylase — MRSTIHSLLLRFAVVSVGSLMAGPGMAQDMGQDAGFRSYLEALRPKASAMGIRPATLDSVFPTLTPNPRVVQLDQSQPGGGAYSPIPDFEPYRRKHVDAARISRGRTAYLANRARLSRIEAETGVPEEIMVAIYGHETNYGSYTGDFDLIRSLATLSYEGRRRSLFEPELLATLKMLDNGVPRSRLVGSWAGATGYPQFLPSVYLRLGKDGDGDGRVDIWNSEADALASIANYFVKAGWRRGQPWGVAVSVPAGFDRGSVTARTAPARCPRVFNRHSRWLTMAEWRSRGIVPTGGGWPADSVMATLLEPDGPGKTAYLLTSNYRAILDYNCSNFYALSVGLLADAVRQ, encoded by the coding sequence ATGCGTTCAACCATTCATTCGCTTCTGCTGCGTTTCGCCGTGGTTTCGGTGGGAAGCCTGATGGCGGGGCCTGGCATGGCGCAGGACATGGGACAGGACGCCGGGTTTCGCAGCTATCTTGAAGCCCTGCGCCCGAAGGCCAGCGCCATGGGGATTCGGCCGGCGACCCTCGATTCCGTGTTTCCGACGCTCACGCCCAATCCTCGCGTCGTTCAACTTGACCAGAGCCAGCCGGGGGGAGGGGCCTATTCTCCCATTCCCGATTTTGAACCCTATCGACGCAAGCATGTCGATGCCGCCCGCATCAGCCGGGGGAGGACAGCCTATCTTGCCAACCGCGCCCGGCTTTCCCGGATAGAGGCAGAGACAGGCGTTCCTGAAGAGATCATGGTCGCCATCTATGGCCATGAAACCAACTATGGTTCCTATACGGGTGATTTCGACCTCATCCGATCTTTGGCGACGCTGTCCTATGAAGGCCGTCGCCGCAGCCTGTTCGAACCTGAACTGCTCGCCACGCTCAAGATGCTCGACAATGGCGTGCCGCGCAGCCGGCTCGTGGGCAGCTGGGCAGGGGCGACAGGGTATCCGCAGTTTCTTCCCAGCGTCTATCTGCGCCTGGGGAAAGACGGCGACGGCGACGGGCGGGTCGATATCTGGAACAGCGAAGCCGATGCACTGGCCTCCATCGCCAATTATTTCGTGAAGGCCGGATGGCGGCGGGGTCAGCCGTGGGGGGTCGCCGTGTCGGTGCCAGCGGGATTCGACCGGGGGAGCGTAACTGCACGGACCGCGCCCGCCCGATGCCCGCGCGTTTTCAACCGTCACAGCCGATGGCTGACCATGGCCGAATGGCGTAGCCGTGGGATCGTGCCGACAGGCGGAGGCTGGCCTGCGGACAGCGTGATGGCGACGCTGCTGGAACCCGATGGTCCTGGCAAGACGGCCTATCTGCTCACCAGCAATTACCGGGCGATCCTCGATTATAACTGCTCGAATTTCTATGCGCTGTCGGTGGGGCTTCTGGCTGACGCGGTCAGGCAATAG
- a CDS encoding DUF983 domain-containing protein, which yields MVEPVSNWPRRSAIETGALGRCPRCGDGHIFRGFLTVRDHCEVCGLDYSFADPADGPAVFVQLFACVPGVIFIVMLEIMARPPLWVHIAVGIPVLILTTILPLRPIKGWLVAAQYVTKAQEAGTADLWAKLHKNDGDKRAE from the coding sequence ATGGTTGAGCCCGTCAGCAACTGGCCGCGCCGTTCGGCGATTGAAACCGGCGCGCTGGGCCGATGCCCGAGATGTGGCGATGGTCACATATTCCGCGGATTCCTGACGGTGCGCGATCATTGCGAGGTGTGTGGGCTGGATTATTCCTTCGCCGACCCCGCAGACGGGCCAGCGGTGTTCGTGCAATTATTCGCCTGTGTCCCCGGCGTCATCTTCATCGTGATGCTGGAAATAATGGCCCGTCCGCCGCTTTGGGTACACATTGCCGTTGGCATTCCCGTACTGATCCTCACCACGATACTTCCCCTGCGGCCGATCAAGGGATGGCTGGTCGCGGCGCAATATGTGACGAAGGCGCAGGAAGCGGGCACTGCTGATCTTTGGGCAAAGCTCCATAAAAATGATGGAGACAAACGCGCCGAGTAA